The Leptidea sinapis chromosome 3, ilLepSina1.1, whole genome shotgun sequence genome segment tcagatgctgctttaactgacgcatcgaacgaGGGCTGTGaactgccaccgatcggtactacagagcttggtataaaaatatccatgccctgcagtatcactaggatcatccgaagggaaacaaaccttgccccaagggtaggatgcaaaaaaggaacgcatcctatcccaatctgctgacttgtagtgccaaacgcggcgggtcgctggtggtctgcgacgttggcgtcggataggcactacactcctgaccaggcaatggtcggacgttccgagaggggcgtcgacaaagacctggtaaccatcgggatgtgtagtcagcagaagatctaataaggacggcatgtggctatccacatccgggagccgcgttggcgactcaaccaattgggacagaccatacgccaatgcaaaattatgcacagatcgccctgcgtagtctgtggtacgtgatccaagccattcggcattgtgcccgttgaaatcacccaagactacgatttcagcggaggggatatgtgcaagcacgtcgtcaattgccgcttgaacgcagcccatgagatgatcggtttctgcgttaccactatgggacctgtagacacacgcatagatacggacgcggtcctctaaatctacgcggagccagagagtagacaggtccctaccgtcaaaattgccgagacggcgacagcagatatcctccctaacgtacacacataccccggcatgaggcaaaaaattgtgctcaattttgtacccggggtacgttaaatatgaggtatcgctaggtcgagatatctgcgtctccgtaaggaaacacaaggccggctgcgccgtctcaaggtggtggtggacggcgtttaaattggagtgaattcccctgatattgcaaaagtccagcATTTGGTAAGCAAGAACTAAACTTCGGAAAatgttgagctttaatgagaagaagtggcaagatcTTGGATGGCAACTCATTGCCACATGTGAAGCGATGCATCAAAAATACTCGACTTACACGAATACGATTTTTTGTgcataaagttaaaaaatatcctacattattttattagaaaacaaATAGTTTTACTTATGTACAGAATGCAaccgataatttatattacacatgCAAATacagtttccacttaaatataaacaaagtatgTATACAGTGGCGGCCTTAGGGGTTGGCGAACAGGGCAATCACCCGGGGCCTCGCGCAATATcccaaacaaattaaaaaaatatagatattttaactatatatttttttacttaaaactttCGAGTAGcaaaatttcttaattttaaacttcCCTTCTTCGTAAACAACATTTCTTGTTCTTATATCGGGTTGAAGAACAATCTGGTGAACTGACTCTGGAGCACGCCACATACAACTGGCCAATCTGACAAGAAACAATCATTTCTGAGATTTATACCGGCTCGTTTCAAAGTTTGGCCCTGTGATTTATTAATTGTCATCGCGTAGATGGTATCAAGGTAATCATAGGGATAAAGACTGTTTTCCCTTGGTTGACGCCAATTAAAATGATGGCTTCCTTCACATGTTGTGTCTTGACCTTGACCTGAAGTCTGATTCCTTTGTAAAGTTTCGGAGTTTgcaaagtttcattaaaataattggaGCGCCAACTTTGAGGTATAGGATGTCAGGTGGTATTTCTGGTGGTTCAAGAGTGTAAAGAAACTCTACAGGATAATGCACAGAAATAGAAAGAATAGCTCTTTCTCTCAGCCATGCAGCGCAATTTACTCCAGATTGAACAATATTGGGGTAGATTCTGTCCGTTAAGCTAGTCAGATCTCTCACAACATGACCAAAATTACTgggaatgtttattttacatccCTCCTACAAATTGGAAAACTCCTCCGCCTTTGAATCATGTTGAAGATAGACACCGATATTTACTTTTAAggacaaaatattaactttaggcCATAGAACTGATGACTTAAGGCAAGCCGTCGCTTCATCTGCACGTGTCCCTCGTGAGACAACAGGCAACGTCTGTCTGAAGTCACCAGCCACTAGTACCGTGCCTCCGCCCATAAGTCCTTTACAATTCCTTAAATGTTGGAGAGTCCTATTTAGAGTTTCAATGCCTTTCTTATGGGCCATAGTACACGCATCCCATACAATAATTTTGGCTTCTCGAAGTACTTGTGCCGTGTTCAAATTTATAGGTAATTTGAAAGCAGAATGAGCCGTCTTGCCTCCATCAAGCAATCCCTCTTCTAAATGACAACAACAACAATCACagtataacaattttttatttaataattttatcatcgaAGGGCTTAGGTGTTAgaggtattttaattatataggtacctatacaAAAATGCCCCTACTTCATAAGACTTTCATTCAACATTTCAAACCCAATTTCACCCCCTTAATACGAGGGTTTTCGTAAAAATTTTTCTTAGCTGATACCTTCTCCCTAAAAAGACCTAACAAActtcaatttaacaataattaaaactttccaCACAAAGTTTTATCCCCTATTTACCACCCTTAAGGAGATATTTTCCAAAATAACGTGTAGGTacagattttcattatttatagcgaGTTACCTAAGTGTCGATTTTCACGTGTCAACTTCAAAAAACATAGGACTTTCATACAACCTTCCAACCCCCCTTTTGACCCCGTTTGGGGTGGGGGATATTCATAGCATCCTTTTTTCTTGCACTGGTCCTCTATAAAGAATctacatttcaaatttcaattgaAATAACTATAGTTACAACTTTTCTAAACTAACTTTACCTCCATATTTTACCACCCTTAAAACGGGCTTTCCCAAAATTGCTTACACAGCTTTTTATCATTTAAAGCTATTCACCTAAATGTCGATTTTCTCGTCTCTCACATTGGACTTTCATACAACCTTCGATCCCCACATTCACCCTAAGGGTAGGGGAAGAGTTTCTGAAACCCGTTTCTTAGCTGACACCTACGTCCTAGAAAGAAcctaacatattttattaatttgtataactttGGCATTTCTCCTCAATATGACAAATAACTAAACCCAAAAACCAGAACTATTTTCGCATCACATACTTTTCACGAAGTACAAAGGGGCCCTGCAAAGACCTGCCGCCAGGAGCCTCGCAATGGGTAGGGCCGCctctgtatgtatatatgtatattttacctataatatattatattatactgtaaAAGCAACACTAACGGCTCGGAGGTAAAATTATTGCTGCTAAGACTTGAAAATCAAACCATTTTATAattcatgttgtttttatattctTAAAACACTGTATAGCTGATAGTTTACGGCGCCTAATTCACCGCAGAATCAAAACAAAGTTCTCAGTGTCACGTTTGTGTCAGGCCTTAAATAAAACTGAGTTTATATAAACGAAACCAGCTTTGAAACTTGTTAGTAGTGTACGACGCTTAACATGAAATCCATATTCTATCTTATATTAGTGACGTTATTATCAAGGACGGATTGTGCTCGTATATTAGCCATCTTTCCAACTCCATCAATAAGTCATCAAGTTGTTTTTCGACCACTTACTCAAGCATTGGCTAAACGTGGACATGAAGTAACAGTCATAACACCAGATCCAGCATTTAAAGATAATGCAACAAGAAATCTGACAGAAATTGACGTTCATGATGTTTCCTATGACTTTTGGCGCAAATTTGTTCTAAAGAACGCTGCTGTTGGAGGGAATACAGATATTTTAAATGCTTTTTCAATTTTATCAGAATCATTAAGTAAAACATTCTTTTTGCAGTTGGAAACTGAAGATGTTCAGAAAATAGTTCGAAGCAAAGCAAACTACGATTTGCTACTGATTGAAGAGTGTGTGAGACCAGCTCTAgtgttttcttatattttcaaaaatgttcctgTTATTCGCATTAGTTCGGGGGGTGTAATGGTTTCTGCATATCAAAGTACAGGATTGCCAAATCATCCACTTTTGTTCGCCAACGTTTTCCAGCGGAGGTTTTACAATTTGACTGTTTGGGAAAAAATACAAGCGTTCATACATAACGCCGGTCTTGAGTATATATATTCAACTCATGAAATTGAAGACGATATACAGTTGAAAAGAATAATCGGACCAGATGTGCCTCCACTGCAGAAATTAATGGAAAATATCGaccttgtattttataataactttcACATTTGGACTGCTAATATACCTGTTCCCCCAAATGTCATGTATATCGGAGGCATATACAAAAAACCAAAGCAGGAAATACCCGAGGTAggtaagaaaatatttacacaatagCTCACTCGCGTTTTTATCACAATGGACTTTGGAATTTAGCCCGGATGTCACCCAAAGcaaagatatttttttcatacataCCATTGGCCCGGAgggttatataagttttaatcgttataaagtttttcttttattaatttactataataaaacatataacatttatttccaagtatttacatatgacttactaattaaaaacactatttatataaaaaataataaaataaaacttaaataatctaataaaattaattaattacacataCTGTCGGCaagtaaggtgcccatgaagctacGTTTCCTCtttgtatggccaaacttatcctttgacagaggtacgtaccagatcttgggtcacctgttaaatcggttagacgcctggataatttttttatgagtttttgtgctgatgaaccccaaggacccatcgtctccaccccaaagggaacaaaaaagtatccatcaccgagtgatgcatatttcctctgctttaggttttcggcagTTTCCGCCGCTGCACCTAGATGCCCTGCACCTGCGCTCTagatgaatgttcaatatgagaggaggctagcgtgtccacacaagtcgcatactttttaaaagataaaCACGTGggtaattgtaattgttttttttgaTAAGGTTTTTGCGTtagagttacatttttattattactttcgtCCGTCCACCTGAAAACGTATCACGAagcgtcgggttaaataaattttatacattaataGGTACGTAAAGCGAAACCTTTGTatccctttaaaaaaaattgcacgaACGGATGAACGTGATATTTAAAGACAGTTAAAGTTTATATGGTGAAAAAGTGCATaaagctatttttattataaaaaattccttgtataaataaatacatgtacattgaaataaattaaaataaatattacacacactACTGCTTGAATGACACTCACATACATTATAGGGATATAGTCTTTAACAAATAAATCgtaattaaattgaaactttaaattaaatgaatattatggACGAATTTCTACCTCTGGACAAaaactagtaataataaaaatgtaactttagcGCAAAAACcgtatgtaaaaatacagttacaattacaagcaataaatcctttaaaaagtattatatttaaacagattGAAAATTTTTACTACgattattaattttcaaatagATACGaaggtaacaattttttttaacactgTTTTATTGTCTTGATTAGTAAGATtgataagatataatataagagACCTATACACCTTATttatgtaacggaatctttgaGCCTGTTTTTACCGACtttcaaacgtcaaatagaAGTGAATCTTTGCATAATTTTTGAGCACCGATGATTATAagtcaataattaataagtcaATCTTACTTTTatcaaccaacttcaaaaaggaggaggttatcagttcgatcggtatttattttgttgatgcgaaatagatgccatttggtcccataaaaatttcacagagtttggcccagtagttttcattttatgaacatttatatgaaaatttttgtctacctggatgacataattgttttctgtatacggctttttttggagttttcattcaggttgagtatatattattattaaccgacactaaaacgtaaaaaataaaaataaactacgttgaaaaaaaccgacttcaaaaactgaaaagtatcccgtgggaggctcctttgcacaggataccggctagattatgggtaccacaacggcgcctatttctgccgtgaagcagtaatgtgtaagcattactgtgtttcggtctgaagggcgccgtagctagtgaaattactgggcaaatgagacttaacatcttgtctcaaggtgacgagcgcagttgtagtgccgctcagaatttttgggggtttcaagaatcctgagcggcactgcattgtaatgggcagggcgtatcaattaccatcagctgaacgtcctgctcatcttgtcccttattttcataaaaaaaaaatcaaataactaaaaatttaatttaatacaccacCCATGCAAACCTTcaccattaatattaataaaatactattatttgtatgtgctacatattgatagctttgaagtcggtgccaagccaaatgtaataaaggtacctacactcgccacgcgtgactttgagcgggatagcttcgtctagaacaaaacaacccaagcggataGACAgacgtggccagacaacctaaataattacaataagtaagctattcataatattaagttttattttgtttagggcttggcactgacttcaaTGTTGCACATACaactaaaagtattttataactagctgacccggcaaacgttgtttagccatatatagcctatttgttattctggtgtgtaagctatattactataaagtttcatcaaaatccattcagtagttttttgcgttaaagaagttcaaacatacatccagacatacaaactttcacatttataatattaataggtttattaaaggtaaaagtttgcataagagcatgcattaaattaaatttttagttatttgatacttttcagtttttgaagtcggtttttttaaacgtaatttatttttattgtattgcgTTCTTCACAATAAATTGCAACAGCATCTCAATTGaatcaccttgatacataagacaTTGTGTCTCTCATTgagtgtatataataaaataagagtcTGTGTACgctattaatatgtatattaaaatttcattatatttactAACTAGGTTTCATATATCCGCTGAAAAGCGTCTTATTAACCTTAActgtaataaagaatatttgaaattaCAACGATTGTAACAAAAAGTCTGAGCAGCATGGCAACTGCAGGTTAagtttagtttaataatttccatttataaattttatatgagtCTTTCTCATAATTTGCATTTcctatgtttataatatttactaattaggtttcactagctacggtgctaTCAAGCCACCATTATGTGCTAAGGCTCCTGGAGATTTGTTATCACTCTTACTTACTCTCTCTCTCTCCAAGGATTTTTTTATCACTAGTCGACTTTATTTTATGCCATCTTGACAGTAACCAAGAAAAACAATCTAAAGGAGCTGTTGTTTAAATtttctaatttaaattactCTTCCTTGTCTTCTTTAATGGACTTCCAGTTTATGTTATGAAACGTAAAATGGTTGTCTCAGCTTAGTTTCAACTTCACCGCAGAACATAGTGACAGATTAACAGTGGCTtaggattcaaattcaaattaaaatatttttattcaaaataggatgtgaaatcacttatagaaaaaaaaactaccacccattccaaaatgaatgcctcaggcctgagaagaatgggcgcaacaaactcagcggcttttttttttcatcaaaaatatgttttacaattaaagtaacat includes the following:
- the LOC126978830 gene encoding UDP-glycosyltransferase UGT5-like — encoded protein: MKSIFYLILVTLLSRTDCARILAIFPTPSISHQVVFRPLTQALAKRGHEVTVITPDPAFKDNATRNLTEIDVHDVSYDFWRKFVLKNAAVGGNTDILNAFSILSESLSKTFFLQLETEDVQKIVRSKANYDLLLIEECVRPALVFSYIFKNVPVIRISSGGVMVSAYQSTGLPNHPLLFANVFQRRFYNLTVWEKIQAFIHNAGLEYIYSTHEIEDDIQLKRIIGPDVPPLQKLMENIDLVFYNNFHIWTANIPVPPNVMYIGGIYKKPKQEIPEDLKIFLDSSKHGVIYVSFGTNTKASLFPKSQVDIFTKVFSMLPYDVLWRWDEDVSGKSKNIRITKWVPQPDLLKHPNVKLFIMQGGFQSTEEAIIGGVPLIGLPMFADQWYNVEKYKYFGIGTKLDINSFNEQDLRFAISEVIENRR